One Oryzomonas sagensis DNA segment encodes these proteins:
- a CDS encoding acetoin utilization protein AcuC, with amino-acid sequence MSATRTALIYSPLFGNFSYGDDHPFKLQRYRVVRDLMESYGLLKLPGMEIRGCGPIDDELALSFHAPEYLARLKEFSTSDEPRADFRFGLGDADCPVFKGLYDCAALGAGATFEAARLVEEEGFDIAFNLAGGWHHAHRAKASGFSYVNDAVLAINWLVARGRRVVYLDIDAHHGDGVQEGFYDSDRVLTISLHESGIYFFPGTGFENETGTGRGRGYSVNVPLLAHTDDALYMKAFDEVAYPLMAAYDPDVIVTQIGADAFRTDPLTQLEITTHSYGYIMRKLKALRIPWVALGGGGYDLMNTARAWTIAWAVMNGVELNPRLPAAFVRKIEPLGYPHRVLLDAMHWSEEYERNLALDAVEKSIARIRAAIFPGIIGTYGKTSGK; translated from the coding sequence GTGTCGGCCACCCGCACCGCCCTGATATATTCGCCGCTGTTCGGAAACTTCAGCTACGGGGATGACCATCCGTTCAAGTTGCAGCGCTACCGTGTCGTACGGGACCTGATGGAGTCTTACGGTCTGCTGAAACTGCCGGGCATGGAAATCCGCGGCTGCGGGCCGATCGACGATGAACTGGCGTTGAGCTTCCACGCCCCCGAATACCTGGCGCGCCTCAAGGAGTTCAGTACCTCCGACGAACCGCGGGCCGATTTCCGCTTCGGCCTGGGCGATGCCGACTGTCCCGTCTTCAAGGGGCTGTACGATTGCGCGGCATTGGGGGCCGGTGCGACCTTCGAGGCGGCCCGCCTGGTGGAGGAAGAGGGGTTCGACATCGCCTTCAACCTGGCCGGCGGCTGGCACCACGCCCATCGGGCCAAGGCCTCGGGCTTCTCCTACGTGAACGATGCCGTGCTCGCCATCAACTGGCTGGTGGCCCGGGGACGGCGGGTTGTCTATCTGGATATCGACGCCCACCACGGCGACGGGGTGCAGGAAGGGTTCTACGACAGCGACCGGGTCCTTACCATCTCGCTGCACGAGAGCGGCATCTATTTCTTTCCCGGGACCGGCTTCGAGAACGAAACCGGCACGGGGCGGGGGCGGGGCTATTCGGTGAACGTGCCGCTGCTTGCCCACACCGACGATGCCCTCTACATGAAGGCCTTCGATGAAGTGGCCTATCCGCTGATGGCCGCCTATGACCCGGATGTCATCGTCACCCAGATCGGCGCCGACGCGTTTCGCACCGATCCGCTGACCCAGCTTGAGATCACGACCCACAGCTACGGCTATATCATGCGCAAGCTCAAGGCGCTCAGGATTCCCTGGGTTGCACTGGGCGGAGGCGGCTACGACCTGATGAACACGGCCCGGGCCTGGACCATCGCCTGGGCGGTTATGAACGGCGTCGAGCTCAACCCCCGCCTGCCGGCGGCCTTTGTGCGAAAGATCGAGCCGCTGGGGTATCCCCACCGGGTCCTGCTGGACGCCATGCACTGGTCCGAGGAGTATGAGCGCAACTTGGCCCTGGATGCGGTGGAAAAGAGCATTGCGCGGATCAGGGCGGCCATCTTTCCTGGTATAATTGGAACCTATGGCAAAACTTCCGGGAAATAG
- a CDS encoding MFS transporter: protein METRTLFRGLFLINFAITLGFGIADAFFSLYVFSLGARGLLLGLPLVFYSLSKIILSPFMGAWADRIGRRRIAAVSIGLYLFVSVCYLFTASLPLITLLRLLQGIGCAMFRPVVVSLVSECASDKKRATVMGTFDISFYGALSAGPIVGGMLKDQWGFRGIFVTLTFLCLLALAVALVCIPGHKNVSGQAKQYETERLRDLLNVTRHNSLRGLLAFIFGRACGISLLGAFLPIMLTSRLGLNGTRAGMVMASSTLVMTLLLRPMGMLSDRAPRTSLVVAGGTVVSFLYFLIPVAAGFSQIMALGLGIGLFSVLSQPASTALLVEEGSRHGMGVTVGTCNAVLNLGFVSGPLLGAGLQTTLGLTAVFYAAGVMGLGAVGLFMVNVRAWSGWRPMVPVWLEMRRFWMKAH, encoded by the coding sequence ATGGAAACCCGCACCCTGTTCCGGGGGCTGTTCCTGATCAACTTCGCCATCACCCTGGGCTTCGGCATCGCCGACGCCTTCTTCTCCCTCTACGTCTTCAGCCTGGGGGCAAGGGGCCTGCTCCTGGGCCTGCCGCTCGTCTTCTACTCCCTCTCCAAGATCATCCTCAGCCCCTTCATGGGCGCCTGGGCCGACCGCATCGGCCGCAGGAGGATCGCCGCCGTCAGCATCGGCCTCTACCTCTTCGTCTCGGTCTGCTACCTCTTCACCGCCAGCCTCCCCCTCATCACCCTCCTGCGTCTGCTCCAGGGGATCGGCTGCGCCATGTTCCGCCCGGTGGTGGTCTCCCTGGTGAGCGAATGCGCCTCGGACAAGAAACGGGCCACGGTCATGGGGACCTTCGACATCTCCTTCTACGGCGCCCTGAGCGCTGGCCCCATCGTGGGGGGCATGCTCAAGGACCAATGGGGCTTCCGGGGGATCTTCGTTACCCTCACGTTCCTGTGCCTCCTGGCCCTGGCCGTGGCATTAGTCTGCATCCCCGGCCACAAGAATGTTTCCGGGCAAGCGAAACAGTATGAAACGGAACGCCTCAGGGACCTCCTGAACGTCACCCGCCACAACTCCCTGCGGGGGCTTCTGGCCTTCATCTTCGGCCGGGCCTGCGGCATCTCGCTCCTGGGCGCCTTCCTCCCCATCATGCTCACGTCCCGGCTTGGGCTGAACGGCACCCGTGCCGGCATGGTCATGGCTTCCTCCACCCTGGTGATGACCCTGCTGCTGCGCCCCATGGGGATGCTCTCGGACCGGGCGCCGCGCACCTCCCTGGTGGTTGCCGGGGGCACCGTCGTTTCGTTCCTCTACTTCCTGATCCCGGTGGCGGCGGGGTTCTCCCAGATCATGGCCCTGGGTTTGGGTATCGGCCTGTTCAGCGTCCTGTCCCAGCCTGCCAGCACGGCGCTGTTGGTGGAGGAGGGGAGCCGCCACGGCATGGGGGTAACGGTGGGGACCTGCAACGCGGTGCTGAACCTGGGCTTCGTCTCGGGCCCGCTCTTGGGTGCGGGGTTACAGACCACCCTGGGGCTGACGGCCGTGTTCTACGCCGCCGGGGTCATGGGGTTGGGGGCCGTGGGGCTGTTTATGGTCAACGTGCGGGCATGGTCGGGCTGGCGTCCTATGGTGCCGGTGTGGCTCGAGATGAGACGTTTCTGGATGAAGGCGCATTGA
- a CDS encoding cytochrome c3 family protein, with protein sequence MKKTITASMILVVVAALLTGTWITASAKEIVATLKHKENNLTCADCHGTAAPSAFVPSSACLRCHDSGDGTYRGKLDAHGESVEKEYRESGRIRKMSIHDSHQGPVRCTICHSVHKKPAEKMHCNWCHKIDVKTP encoded by the coding sequence ATGAAAAAGACTATTACCGCATCGATGATATTGGTTGTAGTGGCCGCCCTGCTCACCGGGACCTGGATAACTGCTTCCGCAAAGGAGATCGTAGCCACGCTGAAGCATAAGGAAAACAACCTGACCTGCGCGGATTGCCACGGTACAGCCGCCCCCTCGGCGTTTGTACCGTCGAGCGCCTGTCTCCGTTGTCACGACTCCGGCGACGGCACGTATCGCGGCAAGCTTGATGCCCATGGGGAAAGCGTGGAAAAAGAGTACCGGGAAAGCGGACGTATCAGGAAAATGTCTATTCATGACTCACACCAGGGCCCGGTGCGCTGTACCATTTGCCATAGTGTACATAAAAAACCCGCAGAAAAGATGCATTGCAACTGGTGCCATAAAATCGATGTGAAGACGCCTTAG
- a CDS encoding FAD-dependent oxidoreductase, whose amino-acid sequence MRWSCKWFVLSAIAILFASNAKATEVLDTDIVVVGGGLSGLSAGLTAVEKGAKVVIFEKLPGVGGAGNYPEGSLGVGTRLQKKLGYTKTVDEVFAKGVEFHHWRVNASVLHTLIANSGRTIDWIEDQGITFRGIKTMYPPEKSLGTWHLYTGGAAAVVKKLYKNFVAKGGTLYTETTVKNLLTDNSGKVTGVVAQSVDGKTYVVNAKGGVILATGGFESNKEMLKKYVADINAEGMLERVMYRGPLIDGRTGDGINMAVQVGAKLDGMGTLAGNSPYLDNEPPIYQFNGADHLKQMRCALSQPFLWINKSGQRFYNESAGSAFTDVYNAMTANGGLMYNIFDEHMKNRLVSEGPYTPFNAIVQVGQKMTALNEGLEKGIKEGYAFKADTLEELAAKIKVDPEALKATVSKINSYAGLKKDPDFGRKPEHLFKFSSTGPYYALKGIRAFFLTLGGVKINDNMQAINTNGAVIPGLYVTGQDMGGLYDSSYDLLLEGSASGFALVSGKLAAEHIVKTKLSK is encoded by the coding sequence ATGAGATGGTCGTGTAAGTGGTTTGTGCTGTCGGCGATAGCAATACTATTTGCGTCAAACGCCAAGGCAACTGAGGTTCTGGACACGGATATCGTTGTCGTCGGTGGCGGCCTTTCGGGCCTGTCTGCCGGGCTGACGGCAGTAGAAAAGGGTGCGAAGGTAGTGATCTTTGAAAAGCTCCCAGGGGTAGGCGGTGCGGGGAACTACCCGGAAGGTTCGCTTGGGGTGGGCACCCGCCTGCAAAAAAAGCTGGGCTATACCAAGACCGTGGATGAGGTGTTTGCTAAAGGTGTGGAGTTTCACCATTGGCGTGTAAACGCCTCTGTCTTGCATACCCTGATTGCCAACTCGGGGCGGACCATCGACTGGATCGAAGATCAGGGCATCACTTTCAGAGGGATCAAAACCATGTATCCGCCGGAAAAGAGCCTCGGCACATGGCACCTGTACACCGGCGGCGCGGCGGCGGTTGTGAAGAAGCTTTATAAGAATTTTGTCGCCAAGGGTGGAACGCTTTACACCGAAACGACGGTAAAAAACCTCCTGACGGACAATAGCGGGAAAGTCACCGGCGTTGTCGCACAGTCTGTGGACGGCAAGACTTATGTCGTCAACGCAAAAGGCGGAGTCATTCTGGCGACCGGCGGATTCGAAAGCAACAAGGAGATGTTGAAGAAGTATGTGGCCGATATCAACGCGGAGGGAATGCTGGAGCGTGTGATGTATCGCGGACCGCTCATCGACGGCCGTACCGGAGACGGCATCAATATGGCCGTCCAGGTTGGAGCCAAGCTGGACGGCATGGGCACACTTGCCGGGAACAGCCCCTATCTGGATAACGAACCTCCGATCTATCAGTTTAATGGCGCCGACCACCTGAAACAAATGAGATGTGCCCTGTCCCAGCCCTTTCTCTGGATCAACAAGTCGGGACAGCGTTTTTACAATGAGTCTGCCGGGTCGGCTTTTACCGATGTCTATAACGCAATGACGGCTAACGGCGGCTTGATGTACAACATCTTCGACGAGCATATGAAAAATCGTTTGGTGAGCGAGGGGCCTTATACGCCATTCAACGCGATAGTCCAGGTTGGGCAGAAGATGACGGCGCTGAATGAAGGTTTGGAAAAAGGAATTAAGGAAGGTTACGCATTCAAAGCCGACACGCTGGAAGAGTTGGCCGCCAAGATAAAGGTTGACCCGGAGGCTTTGAAGGCCACCGTGAGCAAGATCAATAGTTATGCCGGCCTGAAAAAGGACCCCGATTTCGGCCGCAAGCCGGAGCACCTTTTCAAGTTCAGTTCCACCGGTCCGTACTATGCGCTCAAGGGGATACGGGCGTTCTTCCTGACTCTGGGCGGCGTGAAAATCAACGACAACATGCAGGCGATAAATACGAATGGGGCGGTGATACCGGGCCTCTACGTAACGGGTCAGGATATGGGCGGCCTGTACGACAGTAGCTACGACCTCCTGTTGGAGGGATCGGCGAGCGGCTTCGCCCTTGTTTCCGGAAAACTGGCTGCGGAACATATCGTGAAAACCAAGCTATCTAAATAA
- a CDS encoding Crp/Fnr family transcriptional regulator encodes MRIRHTAFPWIRSKADREIQQIFLDQGKPRRFSKGACIIPAGEFYPHIAIVMSGMLSKSFEVRESSKDQAMSIILPGATLGDSFFMSCRASNLAVHALRESAIVELSHEFIEKKMGSDPAFFRKMMNHLMLDMESDLEGLATLIARSHEECLKVLMKILVVRDMVQPDGEWYQLPIYLSHSEMSRIIYTTPLTVNRFLLAWKKEGLYFRRGNHRFFNYRLFENIYDWKHGEVT; translated from the coding sequence ATGAGAATCAGGCATACAGCATTCCCGTGGATACGCTCCAAGGCGGACCGCGAGATCCAGCAGATTTTTTTGGATCAGGGCAAACCAAGACGTTTCAGCAAGGGCGCCTGCATCATCCCCGCCGGTGAATTCTATCCTCATATCGCCATCGTCATGAGCGGCATGTTGAGCAAATCATTCGAGGTGCGGGAAAGTTCCAAGGATCAGGCCATGAGCATCATCCTGCCTGGGGCTACACTGGGGGACTCGTTCTTCATGTCGTGCAGAGCCTCCAACTTGGCGGTGCACGCCCTGCGCGAGTCTGCAATTGTCGAACTCAGTCACGAGTTCATAGAAAAGAAGATGGGCTCCGATCCGGCTTTCTTTAGAAAGATGATGAACCACCTTATGCTGGACATGGAATCGGACCTGGAAGGCTTGGCCACGCTCATCGCCCGCAGCCACGAGGAGTGTCTCAAGGTCCTGATGAAAATTCTTGTGGTCCGCGATATGGTCCAACCGGACGGAGAGTGGTATCAACTGCCGATATACTTAAGCCATAGTGAAATGAGCAGAATCATCTACACCACGCCGCTCACCGTGAACCGTTTTCTTCTTGCGTGGAAAAAGGAGGGGCTTTACTTCAGGAGGGGCAACCACCGATTTTTCAACTATCGATTGTTTGAAAATATCTACGACTGGAAGCATGGTGAAGTGACATGA
- a CDS encoding gluconate:H+ symporter: MLLAFAGIAVLMLLLMITLLKVNPFITLIIVSTFLGLATGMPLNKVACSIQTGMGSTLGFIAIVLGLGTMLGKMLEESGGAERIANTLIKVFGESNVHWAMVFVAFIVGIPVFFQVGFVLLIPIVFTIAKETKLSLLKVGLPLVAGLSVVHGLIPPHPAVMATVDICKANVGKTILYGVVVGLPTAIIGGPLFANFISGRMPHLGVPKQFASQVRTNRADYEMPGFGVTLFTILLPVFLMLVGTYATLLLDKAAPWYAFCLFVGNPFIALLLTLLLSFFTFGLNRNFTLKRIGKFCDQAMPPMAGILLVIGGGGAFNRVMLDSGVNAEIAKTASALHLSPIVLAWSVAAIIRVATGSPTVSMMAAAGIVAPMLSNHPAVAPETIVLALGSGALILSHVNCAGFWIVKEYFGMSVTETLKTWTVLETILGVCGLLFTLLLANVV, encoded by the coding sequence ATGTTACTCGCTTTTGCCGGCATTGCAGTTCTCATGCTGTTACTCATGATTACGCTGCTCAAGGTCAACCCGTTTATCACCCTTATAATCGTATCCACTTTTCTCGGTTTGGCGACCGGCATGCCTTTGAACAAGGTTGCCTGCTCCATTCAGACCGGAATGGGCTCGACGCTCGGCTTTATTGCCATTGTTTTAGGGCTTGGAACGATGCTGGGTAAAATGCTGGAGGAGTCCGGGGGGGCGGAAAGGATTGCGAATACCCTGATCAAGGTATTTGGCGAGAGCAACGTACATTGGGCGATGGTATTTGTCGCATTTATCGTCGGCATCCCGGTATTCTTTCAGGTGGGGTTCGTTCTCCTTATCCCGATTGTCTTCACCATCGCCAAGGAGACCAAGCTGTCACTGTTGAAGGTCGGTCTTCCGCTGGTGGCCGGCCTGTCGGTTGTACACGGGCTGATTCCGCCGCACCCGGCCGTCATGGCAACAGTGGATATCTGCAAGGCAAATGTGGGCAAGACGATTTTATACGGGGTGGTGGTGGGGCTACCGACAGCAATTATCGGCGGGCCGCTGTTTGCAAATTTCATTTCAGGCAGAATGCCCCATTTGGGGGTGCCGAAACAATTTGCCAGCCAGGTGAGGACCAACCGGGCCGATTATGAAATGCCGGGATTCGGGGTCACCCTATTCACTATACTGCTGCCGGTATTTCTGATGCTCGTGGGAACCTATGCAACTCTGCTGTTGGACAAAGCAGCGCCCTGGTATGCTTTCTGCTTATTTGTCGGCAACCCTTTCATAGCGCTCCTGCTGACCCTTTTGCTATCATTCTTCACCTTCGGCCTCAACCGCAACTTTACACTGAAACGGATCGGGAAGTTCTGCGACCAAGCCATGCCGCCCATGGCCGGCATACTGCTGGTTATCGGCGGCGGCGGCGCCTTCAACAGGGTGATGCTGGACAGCGGCGTCAACGCCGAGATTGCCAAGACGGCCTCGGCACTGCACCTGAGCCCCATTGTGCTGGCCTGGAGCGTTGCGGCGATCATCCGGGTCGCCACCGGGTCGCCCACCGTATCCATGATGGCGGCCGCCGGTATTGTGGCGCCCATGCTCTCGAATCACCCTGCTGTTGCGCCGGAAACGATCGTTTTGGCGCTCGGGTCCGGCGCATTAATACTTTCACATGTCAATTGTGCAGGTTTTTGGATCGTCAAAGAATACTTCGGCATGTCCGTGACGGAGACATTGAAAACATGGACTGTTTTGGAAACAATTCTTGGCGTTTGCGGGTTGCTGTTCACCTTGCTTCTTGCCAATGTCGTATAG
- a CDS encoding transporter substrate-binding domain-containing protein: MMRHSEGHHERRSRPMPALIRLWALFAVAGVILAICAPFSAGADVGKRKASVIIVGGGWDLPPYEFIDKDGKPAGYNVELTKAVAEVMGLGAVGLFMAQVSAREGMH; encoded by the coding sequence ATGATGCGACATTCCGAAGGACATCATGAACGCCGCAGCCGCCCTATGCCGGCCCTGATCCGGTTGTGGGCGCTCTTTGCCGTTGCGGGGGTGATCCTTGCCATCTGTGCTCCCTTTTCCGCCGGTGCCGATGTCGGTAAACGGAAGGCCTCGGTCATTATCGTCGGCGGCGGGTGGGACCTGCCCCCGTACGAATTCATCGACAAGGACGGCAAGCCGGCAGGCTATAACGTGGAACTCACGAAAGCTGTGGCCGAGGTCATGGGGTTGGGGGCCGTGGGGCTGTTTATGGCACAGGTTTCGGCAAGGGAGGGCATGCACTAA
- a CDS encoding GAF domain-containing sensor histidine kinase, giving the protein MEARTPPKQAASHKQLVELTILYQFSNTMLSTIRLNKLTHLILTALTSDSTRLFERAMLFLRNEKSGVLQGMLGVTRDTAEGLRVVGGKDALSSRWDIDDDAIIHQRDDAFSQHVRSTRIEANANCTIIRRVIHEHRLYALGEDDCPVCETCDFVHRLGIAAFAVAPLIARDKALGIIVVDNPSSNKEIGRDDLHFLQLIANQAGMAVENSMLYNRIEAAHSNLRDARERLVHGERLAAIGEMAANLAHELKNPLITIGGFAGRLVKGLPGTSREHRYADTIVKEIGRLERMLADILAFSRKPTICYSVCDAGDILRDCFAGCTTTLEDQCVSLATSFEDGPWPILGDAHQLKQVFLNLMLNACEAMPDGGSLQVTLKKVSLDKKCILVSIQDSGGGMPADMLPKIFTPFFTTKPHGTGLGLAIVNRILQNHGGSIEARNEGKGAVFTVTLPQVEAQ; this is encoded by the coding sequence ATGGAAGCCCGCACCCCTCCCAAACAGGCAGCATCCCACAAGCAACTCGTCGAACTGACGATCCTCTATCAGTTCAGCAATACCATGCTGTCCACCATTCGCCTCAACAAACTGACCCATCTCATCCTCACCGCTCTCACCTCCGACAGCACCAGGCTCTTCGAGCGGGCGATGCTGTTCCTGCGCAACGAGAAATCGGGTGTGTTGCAGGGGATGCTCGGCGTCACCCGGGATACCGCCGAGGGGCTGAGGGTGGTTGGAGGGAAAGATGCCCTCAGCAGCCGCTGGGATATCGACGATGACGCCATTATCCACCAGCGTGACGACGCCTTTTCGCAACATGTCCGCTCCACCCGCATCGAGGCCAACGCGAATTGCACCATTATCCGGCGCGTCATCCACGAACACCGCCTCTACGCCCTGGGGGAGGATGACTGTCCGGTCTGCGAAACCTGCGATTTCGTCCACCGTCTCGGCATCGCGGCCTTTGCCGTCGCCCCCCTCATCGCCCGGGACAAAGCCCTGGGGATCATCGTCGTGGACAACCCCTCTTCAAACAAGGAGATCGGCCGCGACGACCTGCATTTTCTGCAACTCATCGCCAACCAGGCCGGCATGGCGGTTGAGAATTCCATGCTCTATAACCGCATCGAGGCGGCCCACTCCAACCTGCGTGATGCCCGGGAACGGCTCGTCCACGGCGAACGCCTGGCGGCCATCGGCGAGATGGCGGCCAACTTGGCCCACGAACTCAAAAATCCGCTCATAACCATCGGCGGCTTTGCCGGGCGGCTGGTCAAGGGGCTTCCCGGCACTTCCCGCGAACATCGCTACGCCGACACCATCGTGAAGGAGATCGGCCGGCTGGAGCGGATGCTGGCCGACATCCTGGCTTTCTCCCGCAAGCCGACCATCTGCTACAGCGTCTGCGATGCGGGCGATATCCTGAGGGATTGTTTTGCCGGCTGCACCACGACCCTTGAGGACCAGTGCGTCTCGCTCGCCACTTCCTTTGAAGACGGCCCCTGGCCGATCCTTGGCGATGCGCATCAACTCAAGCAGGTTTTTCTGAATCTCATGCTGAACGCCTGCGAAGCGATGCCTGACGGAGGCTCGCTCCAGGTGACGCTCAAAAAAGTATCCCTTGACAAAAAATGCATATTGGTTAGCATACAGGACTCGGGTGGAGGCATGCCGGCCGACATGCTGCCGAAGATTTTCACTCCGTTTTTTACCACCAAACCCCATGGCACGGGCTTGGGACTTGCCATAGTCAACCGCATCCTGCAGAATCACGGCGGTAGTATCGAAGCGAGAAACGAAGGCAAGGGCGCGGTGTTCACCGTCACCCTGCCGCAGGTGGAAGCACAATAA
- the dksA gene encoding RNA polymerase-binding protein DksA produces the protein MEAEKIEYFRNVLIEEMKSLLGEADKTVTEMTSDAANFPDPTDRATQESDRNFELRIRDRERKLINKIKDALERIDAGEFGICEECGEEISEARLKARPVTTLCINCKMEEEEKERRQ, from the coding sequence ATGGAAGCGGAAAAGATTGAATACTTCAGAAATGTTCTGATCGAAGAGATGAAATCTCTGCTCGGCGAGGCGGACAAGACGGTTACGGAGATGACCTCCGATGCGGCCAACTTTCCTGATCCCACCGACCGCGCCACCCAGGAGTCGGACCGAAACTTCGAACTGCGCATCCGTGACCGGGAGCGCAAGCTGATCAACAAGATCAAGGACGCCCTGGAGCGCATCGATGCCGGCGAATTCGGCATCTGCGAGGAGTGCGGCGAAGAAATCAGCGAAGCGCGTCTCAAGGCGCGACCGGTGACAACGCTCTGCATCAACTGCAAAATGGAAGAGGAAGAAAAAGAACGGCGTCAATAG
- the radA gene encoding DNA repair protein RadA: MKQKTVFACQKCGCQSPKWLGKCPDCGAWNSMAEEAAAKPAHTLPAGGASRPVPICDVPSQSETRISCGIVELDRVLGGGIVPGSLVLIGGDPGIGKSTLLLQAMNNLAAGGGQVLYVSGEESASQTRLRGERLGVSRQGLLVLAENSLEAIIAHAAALKPQALVIDSIQTVWTSSLESAPGSVSQVRESAGKLMLLAKGHNIPAFLVGHVTKDGAIAGPRVLEHMVDTVLYFEGDGSHPFRILRAVKNRFGSTNEIGVFEMKQEGLCCVDNPSELFLAERPLGVAGSVVTTSLEGSRPLLVELQALVSQSSYGVPRRTTIGVDHNRLALLVAVLEKKVGLHLAGQDIFLNAAGGVRLNEPAADLAMIMAVASSHLDKVIAPQTVVLGEVGLAGEVRAVTQPEQRIAEAEKLGFRTAVLPAGNLKRLKKGKMKLVGVSSVEEAMNHVLE, translated from the coding sequence GTGAAACAGAAAACCGTTTTTGCCTGCCAGAAGTGCGGCTGCCAGTCACCAAAATGGCTGGGGAAATGCCCCGACTGCGGCGCCTGGAACAGCATGGCCGAAGAGGCGGCCGCCAAGCCGGCCCACACTCTGCCGGCGGGCGGCGCCTCCCGTCCGGTGCCGATCTGCGATGTGCCGTCCCAGTCGGAGACGCGCATAAGCTGCGGCATCGTCGAGCTGGACCGGGTGCTGGGCGGCGGCATCGTTCCCGGCTCCCTGGTGTTGATCGGCGGCGACCCCGGCATCGGCAAGTCGACCCTGCTGCTCCAGGCCATGAACAACCTGGCGGCCGGCGGCGGCCAGGTGCTGTACGTGTCCGGCGAGGAGTCCGCCTCCCAGACCCGGCTGCGGGGGGAACGGCTGGGGGTCTCCCGCCAGGGGCTCCTGGTCCTGGCGGAAAACTCGCTGGAGGCCATCATTGCCCATGCCGCGGCCCTCAAGCCGCAGGCGCTGGTGATCGACTCCATCCAGACGGTCTGGACCTCCTCCCTGGAATCCGCCCCCGGCAGCGTCAGCCAGGTCAGGGAATCGGCCGGCAAGCTGATGCTCTTGGCCAAGGGGCACAACATCCCGGCCTTTCTGGTGGGGCATGTCACCAAGGACGGCGCCATCGCCGGGCCGCGGGTGCTTGAACACATGGTGGACACGGTGCTGTACTTCGAAGGGGACGGCAGCCACCCCTTCCGCATCCTGCGGGCGGTCAAGAACCGTTTCGGCTCCACCAACGAGATCGGCGTGTTCGAGATGAAGCAGGAAGGGTTGTGCTGCGTGGACAACCCCTCGGAGCTCTTTCTTGCCGAACGCCCCCTCGGGGTCGCCGGTTCCGTGGTCACCACCTCCCTGGAGGGGAGCCGGCCGCTCCTGGTGGAGCTTCAGGCGCTGGTGAGCCAGTCGTCCTACGGTGTTCCCCGCCGCACCACCATCGGGGTCGACCACAACCGCCTGGCGCTGTTGGTGGCGGTGCTGGAAAAGAAAGTCGGGCTGCATCTGGCCGGGCAGGATATCTTTCTCAATGCCGCCGGGGGGGTGCGCCTCAACGAGCCGGCCGCCGATCTGGCCATGATCATGGCGGTGGCCTCCAGCCACCTGGACAAGGTGATCGCACCCCAGACCGTTGTCCTGGGTGAGGTGGGGCTGGCCGGAGAGGTGCGGGCCGTAACCCAGCCGGAGCAGCGCATCGCCGAGGCGGAAAAGCTCGGCTTCCGGACCGCCGTCCTCCCGGCCGGCAACCTGAAAAGGCTCAAGAAGGGAAAGATGAAGCTCGTGGGGGTTTCGTCGGTTGAAGAAGCCATGAACCATGTCCTGGAATAG